The Myotis daubentonii chromosome 19, mMyoDau2.1, whole genome shotgun sequence genome window below encodes:
- the CCDC63 gene encoding coiled-coil domain-containing protein 63, whose product MVESRKSFNFSSQQKILTQQKEIKSLQEEQDEITLHLNLIKSSKNLDLNEKNYMELRFLLQTKEDYDSLIKSMKMLLAELDEKITQMEKKIINQKQIFTKTQESNHPRKLQKQIHMLETRLNLVTTNFNKMLTTNSKLRKEIEDLRFEKAAYDHAYQQLHGRLLMQKKIMNEAIEQSAQAYEQRLEATARMAAMKDRQQKDISQYNLEIRELERVYDHETKLKSFLLIKLNDRMEFEEQAKKEALKPKRPRRKSKGESFESYEVAHLRLLKLTENGNVNQLIEEFLAKEEKNFARFTYVTELNNDMEMMEKKTEKIQNEIIHLQSQQKMSDDNDLSVMKQLEEKLKKTTEEADMYENSYKEIQKTLERLRSSVEDLFKKINCDSAKILVQLGETGKVTDINLPQYLAIIEKKTNDLLLLESFRRFLEMEEADTETLPTFHNPFWDSSALFKIAEPVKVSPPVLRADPFSDRLDEVEQPLDHSSLRQMVLSNNIARDSRYRDLQLDSIPEKGDDLRPKKKVVSI is encoded by the exons ATGGTGGAAAGTCGGAAGTCCTTTAACTTCAGCTCCCAGCAGAAGATCTTGACTCAGCA AAAGGAAATCAAGTCCCTGCAAGAGGAGCAGGATGAGATCACCCTACATTTGAATCTCATCAAGTCCTCCAAGAACTTGGATCTGAATGAGAAAAACTATATGGAGCTGCGTTTCCTGCTGCAAACCAAAGAGGACTACGACTCCTTGATTAAATCGATGAAAATGCTCTTGGCTGAACTGGATGAGAAG ATTActcagatggaaaaaaaaattataaaccaaaAACAGATCTTCACAAAAACACAGGAGTCCAATCACCCCCGGAAACTGCAAAAACAGATCCACATGCTAGAGACACGTTTGAATCTT GTCACCACGAACTTTAACAAGATGCTGACCACCAACTCCAAGCTCCGCAAGGAGATTGAGGACCTGCGGTTTGAGAAGGCAGCTTATGACCACGCCTACCAGCAGCTCCATGGGCGCCTGTTAATGCAGAAGAAAATCATGAATGAGGCCATTGAGCAGTCCGCTCAGGCCTATGAGCAGAG ACTGGAAGCCACCGCCCGAATGGCTGCCATGAAGGATCGCCAGCAGAAGGACATCTCTCAGTACAACCTAGAGATCCGCGAGCTGGAGCGCGTCTACGACCACGAGACCAAGCTCAAATCCTTCCTGCTCATCAAGCTGAATGATCGGATGGAGTTCGAAGAGCAGGCCAAAAAGGAAG CTCTCAAGCCAAAGAGGCCCAGGAGGAAGAGCAAGGGTGAGAGTTTTGAGAGCTACGAGGTGGCCCACCTCCGGCTGCTGAAGCTGACAGAGAATGGGAACGTGAATCAGCTCATTGAGGAATTTCTGGCCAAGGAGGAAAAGAACTTTGCCCGGTTCACGTATGTCACAGAGCTCAACAATGACATGGAGATGATGGAGAAGAAGACCGAGAAAATCCAG AATGAGATCATCCACTTGCAATCCCAGCAGAAAATGTCTGATGATAATGACCTCTCTGTCATGAAACAGCTGGAG GAGAAACTAAAGAAGACCACGGAGGAGGCAGATATGTATGAGAACAGCTACAAGGAGATCCAAAAGACCTTGGAGCGACTCAGGAGTTCAGTGGAGgacctttttaagaaaataaattgtgaTTCCGCCAAGATCCTGGTGCAGTTAGGGGAGACAGGGAAAGTCACCGATATCAACCTTCCACAGTACTTGG ccattATTGAAAAGAAGACCAACGATCTGCTGCTGTTGGAGTCCTTCCGGCGGTTCCTGGAGATGGAAGAGGCCGACACCGAGACCCTGCCGACCTTCCACAACCCTTTCTGGGACAGCTCTGCCCTCTTCAAGATCGCGGAACCCGTGAAGGTCAGCCCCCCAGTGCTCAGGGCTGACCCCTTCAGCGACAGGCTGGATGAAG TGGAACAGCCCCTGGACCACAGCAGCCTTCGGCAGATGGTGCTCAGCAACAACATCGCCAGGGACTCTCGATATCGGGACTTACAGCTCGACAGCATTCCTGAGAAGGGGGACGACCTGAGGCCCAAGAAGAAGGTAGTCAGCATCTGA